TGTCATTTGTATCATACCAATTTTCGTTATCATCCCGGAGTCCTAAAATagcattcttcttcttcctttcagATGCTCTAAAGTGGAAGAATTTTGTGTTGCGATCCCCTTCCTTTAGCCATTGAACTCTTGACCTTTGGTTCTAGTAAATTTCCTCACTGTCAAGGAGTTCGTTTAAATCCTTCCTCAAACTATTTATTTCAGCCCCAAGATTACCATTAGAATCACGGAGTACAAGAGATTGGAGAGCTGTCCTTTTTGCTTGTATCTGTTTAGGAATATGGCCAAAGACTGAGTGACTCCAGCTTGAAAGGTCCGCCGCACACTTCCTAAGGCTAAGTGCAAGCCCCGCTGGAGTACTTGTGTCTAGACAGGCATTCCAAGTCTCTTGGATAACTTCCTTACATTCCTCTCTGTGTGTCCATATCGCCTCAAAATGGAAATGGCGCCTCTGTGGAGGCTGCACCACCACCATATTAGAAACAAGCAAGGCACAATGATCAGAGCTGGAGTCGATGAGATGATGTACCCTCGTATTTTGGAAATGGCTTCTCCAGTCATCCATTGCAAGCACCTGATCAAGACGTATATAAATCCTATCAACCCCCTCTCTCATGTTACACCATGTGAAATCAGATCCATTGTAACCCAGGTCCCTAAAGCTGCATAAATTAATCACATTTCTAAAACCGCCTATTTGATTTTGGGACCTTTGAGCACCCCCCTGTTTTTCACTCATTGAaactatttcattaaaatccgCCAGGCAGAGCCAAGGGAGCTGGTATTGATGATGGAGGGAAGTTAAAAGCTTCCATGATTCATGTCTTTGGTGTGTTTCCGGGTGACCATAAAAACCAGTGACTCTCCATTTAAAACCAGATTCAGGCTCAGTGACAATGGCATGAATGCATTGTATTACATGCAAAGGGAGTACTCATATTAAGGCAATTATCATCATGATTCATGTATTGCACATGTTAGTAGAAATTTTCTCTCACAAAGAAAAACTCTctttaaatttggattttatttatttatttttttggtaaaaggaTTTTCTCTTCAAGCACATGCAATATGACTaaagttatgtttttaatttccttCACTTTTTTCGATTTCTTGCAAGGGCACTTGTGGAACACCACTTTAGCTCATTATGACGTTGCCTACTTGCTTGCCTCCATTGTCAAGTCATGTGGCCTGTTGCTGTAACCCGGACCCATCACCCAtgcatgaaaattgacatgaatgttgtcctttttttttgaagtggaaaTATATTCGTTAAACCAACCAGGAAAAACATACAAAGAGCCTGCAAAGCAGGACATAGTAACATTAACTACACAGATCAGATTGCATATCATATTGCAGAAAAGACAGAACAAAGGGAGGGGCAACGCCCTTCCAGATTTGGCAATTTCCAGTTCTTCTAGCATGCTGTGCGAGCTCGTAGGCCACTGAATTGTAACTTCTACTTAAGTACTTGAAATGGCAAGATTCAAAAGACTCACAAACTTGATAAATTCCCTGAATGAGGTGGCCAAATATGCTTCCTGTAGCTTTATCGTTAATTGCTTGAATAACTGCCAGTGCATCAGATTCAAAAATAATCCAAGGCAGCTGAAGCTCTTGAGCAAAAAGGACACCTTGCTCCAAAGCAAAAACTTTTGAAAGCTCTGCAGAAAAATAGGACTGAAATGGCAAGCACAGAGCAGCCACTACTTGACCATTGACGTCTCTAATAACAACACCCACACTGGAAGAACCTTCTTGTTCTGAAGAAGCACCATCAACATTTACTTTAAAAACTCTAGGAGGGGGTGGGCTCCATCTAGAAGAAGCAGGCCTTACTAAGCCAAAATCCCAACTAGCAGAGCATGTAAATTCTTCCACAGCATTTCTTGCTCTATGCCAAACTTGGAGAGGAGAAAGACCACCATCCTTATGCACAATACTATTTCTGTTAGACCATATGGCCCAAGCCATGGCAAAGAAGAGCTCCAAATCTTGAAGAGTTGAGTGAGAGAGGATAGATAGAGCCGAGTCAAGGAAGGAATTTTTAAATCCTTGAGTGTGAAGAGGATTTTCAAGCCAAAAGTCCTAAACCAAGGATGAGAAATCACATCTAAGAAGAGCATGATCAACAGATTCAGCATCATTTCCACAAACAGGGCAGGCCATATTTTGAGAAATCCCTCTTCTAGAAATGGCTTCCATCGTAGGGAGGCCATTGACACAAGCTCTCCAAGCAAACACCTTGATTTTTGCTGGCAAGTGGAGATGCCAAAGCCGCTTCCACAAGGGCTTACAAGGATCCCCATTAGAACTTTCACCATGATCATTTGCCCCCATCAGACTGTGGGCTACATGATAGGCACTTTTGACTGAGAATTCTCTACGCctatttccaatccaaattaTTTTGTCTTCTAGGAGGGTGCGGCTTAGAGGAATCTTCAAGATTGTTTCTACTTCAAACGGGAGAAAGGTTGCCCTAACCAAATTCACATTCCACCATTTTGTCATTGGGTTTATGAGAGATGAGACTATTGGGAATTGGGGGATAACATTTGGGGGGGAAATGACCTTGTAGGTGGACGGGGTTGGCAGCCATTTGTCGTCCCATATATGAATTAGTTTCCCGTTACCCACTCTCCAACGGGTTCCCTCTCTAATAATGTCAAGGCTGCTATGAATGCTTCTCTAAGAGTATGATGGGGAGTTACCAAGCTTAGCATTTAGGATATCTCCAGCAGGGAAATATCTTGATTTGAGAATCCTAGCCACAAGAGAGCTTGGGTTTTGTAGAATTCGCCATAACTGCTTAGCAAGCATTGCTTTGTTAAAAGCTTGTAGATTCCTAAACCCCATTCCACCGCTTGCTTTTTGTTTGCACATTGTTTTCCAGCTCACCCAACACATCTTTGTTTCTTGCTGCCTTTGGCCCCACCAGAAACTTCTCATCATACTCTCAATTTCTTCACATAGGCTTTGGGGAAGAAGGAAGCACCCCATAGTGTACGTGGGAATGGCTTGAGCAACTGCTTTTATAAGGATTTCTTTACCCCCCATAGAGAGAAGTTTACCCTTCCACCCGGCTAACTTTTGTCCAATCCTCTCTTTGAGAATAGAGAAGATTTGTTTCTTCGATCTACCAATGAAGGATGGGAGGCCCAAGTATCTCGTGTGTCTAGAATCCTTCATAAGGCCAAGAGTAGCAAAAATCTCATCCTTGACTTCTTGAGATGTATTGGGGctaaagaaaatggaggatttCTCAGTATTAATTTTCTGGCTCGAGGCTTCCTCATAGTTCTGGAGGATTTGCTTCAATACTCGACATTCCTTAGCACTAGCTTTGCAGAAGAGGATGCTATCATCCGTAAATAACAAATGAGTGACCCTTAGGGAGCCCCTACATATAGAAATGCCTGTCCAACTATGGTTTCGGGCTGCCTCGTGAATAAGAGCAGAAAGCCCTTCAGTACAAATAAGGAAGAGAGTTGGGGAGAGAGGATCCCCTTGCCTAAGCCCACGAGAAGGAGTAATATTCTCACAAGCAGCCCCATTTATTAGAGCAGAATATGAAACCGAGGTGAAACACCTCATAACAAGAGCCACCCACTTGGAACTGAAGCCTAATTTCTCCATAACCGCCTTAATAAAGCACCACTCAACTCTGTCAAACGCCTTACTCATATCGAGTTTGGCGGCCATGTAGCCCTCTTTGCCTGC
The Quercus lobata isolate SW786 chromosome 10, ValleyOak3.0 Primary Assembly, whole genome shotgun sequence DNA segment above includes these coding regions:
- the LOC115964788 gene encoding uncharacterized protein LOC115964788; translation: MAWAIWSNRNSIVHKDGGLSPLQVWHRARNAVEEFTCSASWDFGLVRPASSRWSPPPPRVFKVNVDGASSEQEGSSSVGVVIRDVNGQVVAALCLPFQSYFSAELSKVFALEQGVLFAQELQLPWIIFESDALAVIQAINDKATGSIFGHLIQGIYQVCESFESCHFKYLSRSYNSVAYELAQHARRTGNCQIWKGVAPPFVLSFLQYDMQSDLCS